GTAATCCAGCAGCGTGCAACGCGTCCGATCGGGAAAATGCCCGAGCAATTGCTGCATCGCGGGGCGAATCCACGGCTCGTGATCGAGATATTCCGCATCGGAAAAGGCGAGTCGATGCGGCTCTTTGGCGAACGTCGCAGCACGTTGGGCGGCTTGCTCGTCGTGAAACCGGGCTTCTTCCGCCAGGCGATCGTGGAGATGTTCCGGTAACGAGGATGATTCGGCCATGCGATGCGTCCTTGCCTCCAGGATTGGGTGCGGATGTTTTAGCAATTTTCTGGTGAAGATTCCAGCGCGGGCCGGGGTTCTCTCTTGCGAAATGGCCCCGTGGCCGCACAATAGGGGCAGTCTTGAACCGCTCCGCGAAATCCAGTCGAGGATGATTCATGACCGGGAATCTGCCGGCGATCCCAGTTGATCCGTTGGAACCGCCCCTGTCGGGCTGGGCTCGTTTTTGGACTTCCGTTTTTGGGAGCAAAAAACGCACGATTCGGCAGGAACTGATTTGGTTCTTGGGGGATGATTATCGCAATCTGGAGACGCACGAGAAGAGTTTTCCCGGCTACGATCTCGCCTCGCTGCATCGGGCGATTTCCAGCATTTCCCAGGAATGTTGCATCGGCTACCGCGAACTGGGTGGCAGCAACGCCACCAATGTCCGCGAATTGTTCGATCTGTTGGAACAGCCCTGGTATCGCAATGCACTGCCGATGCAGACACCGTTTCAACGGGTGGCGGTGGATGTCGAAGAAGAAATTTCCCTGCCGGTGAATCTTCTGGCGCTGGCGGTGCTGCGCCCGGAAATTGGTCGCCACCATCGCCGACGCTCCGCCTCGCTGGGGAGCAAACCCGCCACGTTGCTACCGCCCTTGGAGCAACCCGAGCGCGTGCTGGTGATGCTGAGTAGCGCGAATCAGAATGGCGATTATTGGGATAACATTGACGGGCGCGGGGCGGCGCCGCAGACGGTGCTGAAGGTGAGCATTGCCTGCAAAAATCGAGAAATCGCCAATCGTTTCTTCAACGAAGTCGAGGAACGGCGGCGGCGATTAAGTGTGTATCGTGGCAAGGTCATCGACCCGGTCGTGGGCGGTGGCAGCATTCATAGCATTGGCTTTCGGCCCATCGAACAAGTCAACGAAGAGGATTTGATTCTGTCGGATGAGGTGAAGCAACTCATTCAAAGCTCGATTCTGCAGTTTTACCAGCACAGCCACCGCCTCGAATCGCTGGGAATCGAAATGAAGCGCGGGGTGCTGTTCCATAGTCCGCCGGGGACGGGGAAGACCTCGATCAGCCTGTATCTGGCGGGGCTGCTGCCGAAATTTACGATTTGTTTCGTGAGCGGCGAGCGACTTCTGTATCCGCGAGAAATCTGCCGCATGGCCCGCTATTTGCAGCCGTCGATGGTGGTTTTCGAGGATATCGACCTTGTCGCCGAAGAACGCAACGCGACCGGGTTGGCCACCGTTCTGGGCGAGCTGATGAATCAGATTGATGGCTGCGAAGTCACCGATCAAGTGCTTTTTGTGATGAACACCAATTCGCTGGAGCGATTGGAAAAAGCGGTGCGCAATCGCCCCGGGCGAGTCGATCAGATCATCGCGATTCCCATCCCTGATGCAGCGACGCGGGAGCGGCTGATTCGCCATTTCGCCCGCACGCTGGAATTGGCTGTCGAGGATATGCCCAAATTGGTGCGTGCCACCGACGGGGCCACCCCCGCGATGCTCAAAGAAATCGTCAAACGGGCCGCCGTGAATGCCCTGTCGGAATTGGTCGAACGGCAAGCCACCGAATCGGAGACCGAAATCGGTACATCCGATGATCTAAAATCGGAATCGGAATCGGAATCGGAATCGGAATCGGGCGGCGATCCGGAATTCGGCGGGGAATCCGAGTCGGGTTCCGGCGAAATGCTGCCGCCGATGCCGCCGTTGCGGTTGACCGATGCGGATCTCTTGCTGGCAACCGAACAAGTGCGCGCGATGCGCGACCCGGAACCCTCGCCGGGCCGATTCGGTTTCGGCGACCCGATCCGTTGATGGAATCGATTGCGTTCGCTGGTGAAAATGGTCGGGAAATCGTTGGCGGATCTGCCGAGCGAACCCTCTCCCCAATCCTTTGAAAGGACAGCCATGGCCGGATTGCGATTTGTCACCGAACAGGAAATGCAAGTGGAAACGCTGCCGTGGGGGCCGCACGATTGGCTTTGCCGCGCGGGGCTGGTCGATGCGGAATTGCTGCAATTGGTGCGCGTGCATATTCCCCCCGGCCAGGGGCATGCGTTCCATCGCCATCCGCACATGGAAGAAATCATTTACATTTTGGAAGGCACCGCCGAGCAATGGGTGGATCGGGAAAAGAAAATTCTCACCGCCGGGCAGGTGGCGCATATTCCGATGGATATGGTGCATGGCACCTACAACGTGGGTGAAACGACACTGTCGCTGCTGGCGATCCTCTCCCCCGCGAAGTTCGATGGGCCGGCGTTGGTGGATGTCAGCCAAGAAGAACCCTGGAAATCGCTCCGAGGGTGATGATTCCGATGGTCGGAAAATGAGGCCGCCCGGCCGATCGGGGAAGGATCCCCCAGTCGGTCGGGCGGGAATCTGCGACGAGAATCAGTTCTCGTCTGCTCGTCGGCGTCGGATTATTCCGAAGGAGGAGCGTCGCCGTCGGCCTTGCCTTTGCCCTTACCCTTGCCTTCGAACTTGCCCTTGCCGCGGCCACCGAACGACTTGGCCAGTTCTTCCTTGCTCAGGAAGCCGTCTTTGTCGGTGTCCAGGCCCGCGAAACGATCGTCAACGCTGCCCTTGGGAGCGGGGAGATCCTTGCCGGTCTTTTCCTTGATGCGGGCGGCGAATTCTTCGGTCCACTTCTTGTATTCGTCCTTGCTGATCTTGCCGTCCTTGTTGGCGTCGGCGCTGTCGAAGATTCGATCGACCATGCCGGCTCCGCCCTTGCCTTTGCCCTTGCCGGGCTTTTCGTCTTGGGCAGCGGTCGTGACGGCGCTGCTGGCCAACATCAGAGCAAACAAACCGGCGACGCAGAGGAATCGTGTCATTGTCATCACTCCAGGACTTTCCCATTGGATGCGGTTCAATGTCCGCACATCAACAGCAAACCCCGAAGTGATGGCAATGTTTCATGAGAAATAGCTGAGAGTCGAATCATTCCGGAAGCATGGGCTTCACGGCTTCGCGTTCTTCTTGCAATTCCTTGAGCGTGGCGGCGAGCTTGGCTTTGCCGAATTCGTCATGCGACAATCCTTCAACGATCGTCAAGTTGCCTTGGCCATCGCTGGTGCAGGGGTAGCCGAACACCATTCCGGCGGGGATGCCGTATTCGCCCTTGGAGATGGTCGCGGCGCTAATCCAATCGCCTGCCGGAGTCGGGGTGACGAGCGATTTCACATGGTCGAGCGCCCCATTGGCCGCCGACATGGCCGAGCTGGCCCCGCGCGCTTTGATGACCGCCGCGCCTCGGGTTTGGATCATCGGCACGAATTCGGTTTCCAGCCAGGCGCGATCGGTGATGGCATCCGTGGCGGGCTTGCCGTTGATCTTGGCGTTGGTGAAATCCGGGAATTGCGTGTTGGAGTGGTTGCCCCAAATGGTGACGCAGGTGACGGCTTCGTTGCCCACGCCGGCTTTCTTGGCCAGTGCGCTGCGAGCGCGGTTGTGATCCAACCGGGTCATGGCGGTCCAGCGTTCGGCGGGGATGTCACGTCCGTTGGAATACGCGATCAAGCAATTGGTATTGCACGGGTTGCCGACCACGAGAATGCGAACATCGGATGCCGCCTTGGCTGCCAATGCTTTGCCCTGGCCGACGAAAATTTCGGCATTCTTTTCGAGCAGGTCTTTGCGTTCCATGCCGGCTTTGCGGGGGAACGCCCCGACGAGCAGCGCGAAATTGACGCCGTCCATCGCCTTCATGGGATCATCGGTCATGACGATGCCGCCCAGGGTGGGGAATCCGCAATCGTCCAATTCCATGGCGGTGCCTTCGAGAGCGGGCAGCGCGGGGGTGATTTCCAACAGATGCAGGATCACCTTGGTGTCCGGCCCGAAAATTTCACCCGAGGCCAATCGTCCGAGCATGGCGTAGGCGACTTGTCCTGCTGCCCCGGTAACGGCGACACGCACGGTCTTCATGGTTCTTCTCCCGCAGATGGTAGGGAACATTTGCCAGCAATTTCGCCAGCTTTGCCTGCGCCCTCTGGAAGTTTCAGGCGTCAATAATAGGCTATTAGCGATTCGAGCGAGTGGCCAATTCTCGAGGCGGTTATTCGGCCGAGTTTTTGGCAAACTTGCGATCTGGCTCGACTACTCACAATTGGGAGTCTTTCCACCGATGGGCGTGAAAGTTGGCATCAACGGTTTCGGTCGAATTGGGCGGATGGT
This DNA window, taken from Tuwongella immobilis, encodes the following:
- a CDS encoding malate dehydrogenase, which translates into the protein MKTVRVAVTGAAGQVAYAMLGRLASGEIFGPDTKVILHLLEITPALPALEGTAMELDDCGFPTLGGIVMTDDPMKAMDGVNFALLVGAFPRKAGMERKDLLEKNAEIFVGQGKALAAKAASDVRILVVGNPCNTNCLIAYSNGRDIPAERWTAMTRLDHNRARSALAKKAGVGNEAVTCVTIWGNHSNTQFPDFTNAKINGKPATDAITDRAWLETEFVPMIQTRGAAVIKARGASSAMSAANGALDHVKSLVTPTPAGDWISAATISKGEYGIPAGMVFGYPCTSDGQGNLTIVEGLSHDEFGKAKLAATLKELQEEREAVKPMLPE
- a CDS encoding cupin domain-containing protein; translation: MAGLRFVTEQEMQVETLPWGPHDWLCRAGLVDAELLQLVRVHIPPGQGHAFHRHPHMEEIIYILEGTAEQWVDREKKILTAGQVAHIPMDMVHGTYNVGETTLSLLAILSPAKFDGPALVDVSQEEPWKSLRG
- a CDS encoding AAA family ATPase, which translates into the protein MTGNLPAIPVDPLEPPLSGWARFWTSVFGSKKRTIRQELIWFLGDDYRNLETHEKSFPGYDLASLHRAISSISQECCIGYRELGGSNATNVRELFDLLEQPWYRNALPMQTPFQRVAVDVEEEISLPVNLLALAVLRPEIGRHHRRRSASLGSKPATLLPPLEQPERVLVMLSSANQNGDYWDNIDGRGAAPQTVLKVSIACKNREIANRFFNEVEERRRRLSVYRGKVIDPVVGGGSIHSIGFRPIEQVNEEDLILSDEVKQLIQSSILQFYQHSHRLESLGIEMKRGVLFHSPPGTGKTSISLYLAGLLPKFTICFVSGERLLYPREICRMARYLQPSMVVFEDIDLVAEERNATGLATVLGELMNQIDGCEVTDQVLFVMNTNSLERLEKAVRNRPGRVDQIIAIPIPDAATRERLIRHFARTLELAVEDMPKLVRATDGATPAMLKEIVKRAAVNALSELVERQATESETEIGTSDDLKSESESESESESGGDPEFGGESESGSGEMLPPMPPLRLTDADLLLATEQVRAMRDPEPSPGRFGFGDPIR
- a CDS encoding EF-hand domain-containing protein, which produces MTRFLCVAGLFALMLASSAVTTAAQDEKPGKGKGKGGAGMVDRIFDSADANKDGKISKDEYKKWTEEFAARIKEKTGKDLPAPKGSVDDRFAGLDTDKDGFLSKEELAKSFGGRGKGKFEGKGKGKGKADGDAPPSE